Sequence from the Curtobacterium sp. MCLR17_007 genome:
CCAGCCGGCGCCCTTGATGTAGAGCTCCGGCCACGAGTGCAGCTGCCGGTTCGACACGGTGTACTCGCCGTCCTCGGCGGTGCCGCCGGCGCGGTACCCGACGGCGATGCGGGAGGGGATGCCGAGCGTACGGGCCATCACGGCCATGGCGGACGAGAAGTGCACGCAGTACCCCTCGCGCACCTGCAGGAACTTCGCGACGACGTCCATGCTGTCCCCGTCGTAGCCCTGCTCCACCGGCGCCGTCTCGGAGTACGTGAACAGGTCGCTGCGGAACCACTGCTCGAGCGAGCGGGCCTGCTCGTACTCGGTCGCCGCGCTGCCGGCGACCCGCTGTGCCGTGGCCGCGATGCTCTTCGGCAGGTCCTTCGGCAGCTGTCGGTCGGTCCGGAGCTCGGCTGTGGAGGGGGTCGGGTAGCCGCGGCCGTCGAAGGCCGCCAGGCGGCCCGACGCGTCGACGGCGTCGAGGTACGCGTTCGCGAAGGTCGATGCGCCGTACACCTGGTAGGTGGCGCCCCGGCGGGTGGCGGGTCCGGTGGAGCGCACGGTGTTCGAGTTGGCCATCCACCGCCACTGGTCGAGCTCGAGGTTGGTCGACTGGGACTCGATCGACACCGCCCCGGCGGGCACCGGCAGGTAGTTGCTCGACAGCCCGGTGATGCGGATCGTCGCGTCGCCGCGGCTGGCCAGGCGCGGGTTGACCCCGACCGCCCACTGCTGCTGGTCGGCCGTCGGGGCGTTGCTGGCGTCCGTGACGGTCGGGACCCAGTCGCCGGAACCGAAGTCGTCGAGGTCCGCGAGCTTGAGGTACTCGGGCTGCCCGTCGGACGTGCGGTAGCGGAACACCTCGAGCTCGTTCGGCCGGCGGAGGTCCTGGCCGAGGTTGAGGAGCGTGCCCGGACGGCCGGGCTGGATGGGCGACTGGATGGCACCGGTCACCCCGGACAGCCAGCTCGCGTTCAGCGGCACGATCGACGGCAGTCCCACGGCGATGACCAGCGCGACGGCGCCGACGACCGTCGCCGGCAGTGCGCGTTGGACGGGTCTGACCGAGAGCCAGAGGATCGCGAGGAAGGCCAGACCGGTGACGATCACGAGCCCCGTGCTCGCCGGCGTTCCGGTGACGACGCCGGGGACGATGAGGATCACGAGCGCCGGGGCCGCGGCGAGCGCTGCGGCCGGGGCGACCGTCGCCAGGAAGATCGACGCCGCGGCGACCCAGGCGATCGCGACCGTCACCACCAGACGGATCGCGTCGGTCTGCGGCAGCGGGGCCGGGTTCAGCCGGATCGCGGCGATCGTCTGCCCGAGTGCTCCGTCCCCGTCGATCCACCCGAGCGGCTGGATGTCGTTGACGAGTGCCGCGGCGCACGAGCTGGCGATGAGCGTCGCCACGAGGGCGATGAAGCGGACGCCCGGTGGTCGCTGGCGGACGGCCAGCACGACGCCGACCAGCACGACGACGATCGCGAGCGCCGAGGTCCACCAGGCGATGCCCTGCACGAGGGGGCGGAACGCGAGTGCCGCGATGAGCACGGGGACCGGGGCGAGTGCCACGACCCAGGCGGACGGGCCACGGACGGTGTCCTCGCGCTCGAGGATCTCGCGCACGTCCGCCCGACGACGGTCACCACCGGCGCGGGCTGCCGGGCCGCCCGCCGCGCCACCGCGCCCGCCCGCCGCGCCACCGCGTCCGCCGCCGGCGCCACCGCGCCCGCCGCGCCCCGTGTCCTGCGTGGTCATCGTGTCGCTCCGGTCCCGGCGACGGGGACCACGAGGGTGCGCCAGCCGCCGCGGTCGAGGATCCCGCGCACCACGGGGTCCGGCGGCACGATCGTGGCCAGGATCCCGCGGCTGGAACCGTTGGTCGACGAGACGAGCGCTGCGGCCTGTTCCGCCGTGCAGTTGCCCGTGACGACGGCGGTCATGCCGTGCACGTCCCGTCCGCGGACGTCGGGCAGGACGTCGGTGACGGCGCGGGCGTCGCTGCGCAGGTGCACCTCGGCCAGCCCGACCAGCACGTCGGTCAGGCCGCCGGCGTCACCCGTGTGCCGCGTGGCGCCGTCAGCGTCGTCCGTGACCAGCACCACGCGCGACGTCCGTGCCGCCAGTGCCCGTGCGACGCTCGCGGCGACCACGACGGCGTGCTCGAACGCCGCGTCGCCGCCGAGGTCGCTCAGCTCGGCGAGGTCGTCCCGACCCAGCTGCTGGTACGACTCGCGCCGCACGTCGAGCGCGATGACGGCCTCGGGTGGCTGCGCCTGGGTCGTCTGCCGGACGTGGAGCTCTCCGCGTCGAGCGCTCTGCGCCCAGTGCACGCGGCGGATCGGGTCCCCTGGTCGGTAGGGACGGAGTTCGCTGTCGTCGGCGGAGCCACCCTGCCCGACGCGGCCTTCGTCGGCGGAGACCGCCCCGGCGAGCGCGCCGGTGTCCACCGCCGACAGCGGGGTCGAGGACGGCACGACCACGACCTCGTCCGGGGCGACGACGGGGCGGTCGATGCGGAGCAGGCCGAACGGGTCCTCGACGCGGATGGTCACCGGACCGACGGTCGTGCGCCCGCGGTGCATCGCCAGGGCCTCGACGTCGAACACGGCCGGCGGCACGGACGGGCCGACCTCGACGTACGCCTCGGCCTCGGACACGCTGGCAAACGCGTCGTCGAGCTGTTCGCGCACGAGCAGGGTCGACCGCGGTCCGAGCGCCATCGTGGCGCCGCGCAGCGTGACCCGTTCGCGGTAGACCTCACCCACCTGCACCATCGCCCGCGGAGCGACACGGGACCCGCGCAGCGGCGCCGCGACGAGGAACGCCATCACGAACCCCAGGACGACGAGCACCAGCAGCAGCAGTCCGGCCGACACGGCGACGCTCGTGGTGGCGACCAACCCGCCGCCGACCAGGCCGATACCGACCGCGATGACGGTCCAGCCGCGGGCCGTCGGCCGCGGGAACGGCGTCCGTCGCAGTGCCGCGGTCCCCCGGCGGGTCCACCGCGACAGCGTCGAGCGGGCGGCACCCGCTCGGCGCAGCAACGGCGGGGCCACCGGCGACCGGGCCATCAGGAGCGGACGGGCGCGGCGGTGAAGGGCACGGCCGTCTCGGCGACGACGCGCACGACGATCTCGCGCGCCGTGTCCTCGGCGGAACCACCGAGCCCCCGGGCGACCGGCACCAGCCGGTGCGCCAGGACGATCGGCGCCAGCTCGGCGACGTCGTCCGGCGTGACGAAGGGCCGACCGAGCAACGCCGCGTGCGCCCGGGTCGCCTGGGCGAGGTGCAGGGTGGCGCGCGGGCTGGCGCCCAGCAGCAGGTCCGGGTGGGTGCGCGTGGCGCGGACGATCGCGATGACGTAGGCCTCGACGTCGGGCGCGATGTGGACCTGGTGGACGGCCTGCATCATCGCGCGGAGCGTCTGGACGTCGACGACCGGGCGGACGGACTCGAGCGGGTCGCGGGTGCCGCGGGCCGTGAGCATGCGGCGCTCGGCCTCGACGCTCGGGTACCCCATGGCGATGCGGGCCATGAAGCGGTCGCGCTGTGCCTCGGGCAGCGGGTACGTGCCCTCCATGTCGACCGGGTTCTGCGTCGCGACGATCATGAACGGCTGCTCGAGCGGCCGGGTGACGCCGTCCACGGTGACCTGCGACTCGGCCATCGCCTCGAGCAGCGCGGACTGGGTCTTCGGGCTGGTGCGGTTGATCTCGTCGCCGATGACGACGTTGGCGAAGACCGGGCCGGGCGAGAACCGGAAGGTGCCCGAGGACTGGTCGAAGATGTTCACGCCGGTGACGTCGGACGGCAGCATGTCCGAGGTGAACTGGATGCGGTTCACCGACCCGCCCACCGAGGCACCGAGGGCCTTCGCCAGCACGGTCTTGCCGACGCCGGGCACGTCCTCGACGAGCAGGTGCCCCTCGGCGAGCATCACCGTCAGCGCCGTGCGGATGGCGTCGGTCTTGCCGTCCACCACCGTAGCGACTGCGGACATGATCGCCGCACCGGCGTCACGGACCCGGTCGATGGGGAAGGCGAAGTCGGGGGCTTCCGGCACGCAGGTCTCCTCGGTTCGATGTCCGCGCATGCTACATCGGGCCGGTGACAGCACCCGGAGGATGTGTCACCGAGGTGCCGTCGGCACCACGGCACTGGACGGGAGGCCCGGTACAGGTGCGCAGATCGGCTCACCGGCACCGGGCCTCCCGTCCGTGTCCGGTGTCGGGACCGCGCCTCAGTCGCGCCCGGCGCGCGGTGCCAGGGCCGCGTCCGCGGCCAGCAGCACGCGGGCCGCCACGGCGACGCCCTCGTCGCGGCCGAGCTCGGTGTCCTCGTGCTCGATGTTCACCCACATGTCGGGGTCGACCTCGTGCAGGGCTCGCAGGAACTCGGTCCAGTACGCCTGGTCGTGGCCCTTGCCGAGCGCGACGAAGTCCCAGGCGGACGGCTTCGGCCACGCGTTGGCCCACTCGTCGCCGCCCAGGTTCGTCCGCGGCTCGTCCGGCGACAGCCGCCCGAACCCGTTGTCGAGCACGCCGTTGATCGCGGCGTGCGGGTTGATCCGGACGTCCTTCGCAGCGGCGTGGACGACGAGCGGACCGAGGTCGCGGACGACGGCCACCGGGTCCATCTGCTGCCAGAACAGGTGGGACGCGTCCAGCTCGACCCCGACGTTGGTCAGTCCGCCGCGCGCCACGAGCTCGCGGACCGTGGCCGGGTTGAACACCAGGTTCTGGGGGTGCAGCTCGAGTGCGACCTTGACGCCGTGATCGCGGGCGAGGGCGTCGATCTCCTGCCAGAACGGCACGGCGATGCTCCACTGGTGCTCGAGCACGTCGAGGGCCGCGGAGTTCCAGGCGTTGACGACCCAGTTCGGCCGGGTACCGCCGGGCTCCCCCGCCGGCAGGCCCGACATCGTCACGACGCGGTCCTGTCCCAGTCGCGCGGCCAGACGGATGCTGCGTCGGACGTCCTCGGCGTGCGCAGGGCCGATCGCGGGGTCCGGGTGCAGCGGGTTGCCGTTGCAGTTGAGGCCCGCGACGGCGACCCCCGTCCCGTCGAACTGCGCCAGGAAGGCGTCCCGTGCTGCGTCGTCCGTGAGGACCGCGTCCATGTCCGGCACGTGCACCGCGGGCAGGAAGCCGCCCGTGTTCAGCTCGATGCCGGTGAGGCCGTTGTCCCGGACGGCACGGATCGCGTCGGCGAGGGGGCGGTCGTGGAAGACCGCGTCGTAGAGGCCGAGGTTCATGCGTGCTGCTCCTGCCCCGTGCTCGCGCTCGCGTCGATGGTCTGGGTCGCTCCCCCGGCTGCGGCGGACCGCGCGACCGCGTCGAGGACCTCCATGTTGTGGACGCCCTCCGCGAAGGTGGCGTTGGCCGGCAGCGCGTCCTCGGCACCGACGACCTCGTCGAGGAACGCCCGTGCCTGCACCTCGAACATCTGGTTCTGTCCCCAGCCCACGCCGGGTGCGTCCATCGCCATGCCGCCGGCAACGTAGGGGTGGTCCGGTCCGAGCACCACCTGCCGGTACCCGCCCAGCCGCGAGCCGTCCGACTGCAGTGCGAGACCGATCTCCGACGGACGCTCCTGGTCCCAGCGGGCGGCACCGTGTTCGCAGAAGACCTCGACGACCAGGCCGTTCGGGTGACCGCTCGCCACGCGGGACACTTCGAGCGAGCCGACCGCCGAGCCGTCGCCGAAGCGCGCCCCGAACGTGGCGTAGTCGTCGTTCTCGACGGTCGCGGTCTCCCCCGTGACCTGGGCCTGCTGCCCGCGCAGGACGTGTCCCGCGGCGACGGGCCGCTCGGTGATCGTGGTGCTGAAGAGCCCGCCGCGCACGCTCCGGACGTCCCCGGCGAGGAACTCGGCGACGTACGTCAGGTGTGACCCGACGTCAGCGAGCGCCCCCGTGCCCGGTGCCCCGGCGAAACGCCACGAGAACGGGACGTCCGGCGACGAGCCGTAGTCCGTCCAGTACCGTCCGGACACGTGCAGGACCCGGCCGAGGGTGCCGTCCTCGACGAGCTGTCGGATCGCGGCGAGCCCCGGTGCCCGGCGGTACGTGAAGCCGAGTCGTGCGACCTGGCCTCGCCCGGCAGCAGCGTCCGCGGCCACGACCATGGCGCGGGCGTCCTCGAGCGAGTCCGCCAACGGCTTCTCGCACAGCACGTGCTTGCCGGCGGCCAGCAGCCCCTCGACGATCTCGCGGTGCAGCCGGTTGGCGACGACGACGCTCACCACGTCGACGTCGTCCGCCGCGGCGATCGCGCGCCAGTCGGTGTCGTGCCGGGCGTAGCCGAACCGGGCCGCCGTCTCGGCGGCGAGCGGCTCGAAGACGTCGCCGACGGACACCAGCCGCACGGGCGGCAGCGTTGAGTCGAACAGGGACGGGGCGTTCCGCCAGGCCGCCATGTGGGCCTTGCCCGCCATGCCTGCTCCGATGACGGCCACGCCGATGGGGTCGTTGTCGTTGGTGCGCACGAGTGCTCCGTTCACGTCGTCGTGCCGTATCGCTCTGGAACGTTCCAGAGCGTGTGACAGACTGTAGCTGCCCGACCCCATGTCCTGTCAAGGAGCACGCATGACGAACCGCAGACCGCCGACGATCATCGACGTCGCCGCGCGGGCCGGGGTCTCGAAGTCGCTGGTCTCGATGGTCATGCGCGACGACCCGGGCGTCTCCGAGCCACGACGCGCCGCGGTCCTCGCCGCCGCTGCGGACCTGGGGTACCGGCCGAACCGCGCCGCCGCGATCCTGGCCGGCACCCGCACCAGGACGATCGGGGTGGTCATCGACGACTTCCGCAACCCCTGGTACGTGCCGATGCTCGACGGCATCCGCGGCGCGCTCGAACCGCACGGGTTGCGACTGACCCTGGCGGACACGACGGCCAACGCCCACCTGCCGTCCTCGCCGTTCGACGACCTGGTGTCGCTGCGGGTCGACGGCGTGGTGCTCGCCGCCGAGAGCTCCCCCGACCTCGAGGTCCCCGCCGACACCCCGGTCGTCGTCGCCGGCGTCCGGGCGCTGGCGCCCGCCGACGTCGACGTGGTCGCCTCCGACGAGGCCGCCGGCGCCCGCCTGGCGACGGACCACCTGGTCACGCTGGGCCACCGGTCGATCGCGCACCTGAGCGGGACGGGAGGCTCCGCGGCCGCCCGCCGCACGGCCACCGTCGAGCGGATGGTGGCGTCCGGCATCGCGCCGGTGGTCGTCGGCGACGGTGCCACCTCCGAGCAGGCCGGCTACCAGGCGGCACGCTCGGCGCTGACTGAGCACCCCGGGCTGACCGCGGTGTTCGCGGCGAACGACGTCATGGCGATGGGCGCGATGGCGGCGGCGCGCTCCATGGGCCTCCGGGTGCCGGAGGACCTGTCGGTCGTCGGGCACGACGAGACCCCGTTCGCGGGCTCCGGACTGGTCGACCTGACGACGGTGGACCCGCACAACGCCGAGGTCGGTCGGCTCGCCGCCGAACGGCTCGTCGCACTGATCGGCACGGGCGCCCGCCCGACGCCGGACACGACCCTGGTGCCGCCCACGCTCGTGGTCCGGGGGACGACGGCGCCGCCGCGGCGGTGACCGGCGGCGCGTCGACCGCGTGTCGCTGCGCCGCGCGCCGCCCGGCCAGCCATCCCCCGGGCGCGCGCATCGCGCCCCCGTGCAGACATCGCGCCCCGTTGACCGCGGGCGCGATGTCCGCGCGGGGGCGCGGCATCGGCGTCAGTGCGGGAGCGACATCGGCGTCAGTGCGGGAGCGGCATCGTGCCGAGCGACCAGAGCGCGACCCCGTGCAGGCCGAGCTCCGTGGCGAGCGCGGTCCGGACCCGGTACGACCGCGCATCCGACCAGTGCAGCTCGCGCCCGTCGCCGAGCGTGGCCGACCACTCACCGTCCCGCCGCGACCAGGTCGCCGCATCCCCGGCAGCCGAGCGCGCCGCCGCTGGTGAGAGCAGCCGGTCCGCGCCCCCGCCCCACACGTACCCGTAGCCGGCGATGCCGAGGTCGATCCGGTCCGCGGTGAGCCCCTGCCGCTGGGCCGCCCGGACCACCCGTTCGGTCCACGGCAGCGACCCGACCGTGCCGGGGCTGCTCCAGGGCCCGTGCTGGTCGTAGGTCATGAGGACGAACCGGTCGACGTGCTCCATGAGCGCACGGAGGTCGTAGCCCGTGTCGCGGTAGCCCGCGCCGTCCGTCGAGGCCATCACCGCCATCGACACCGTCGCGTCGGGTCCGATGCGGTCGTGCACCGCGGTGCGGACAGCGGCGGCGAAGGAGACGAGGTCGGCTCGGTCCCGGGCGCGCAGGGACTCGAGGTCGATCTGCACGCCGCGCATCCCGGACCGCTCGGCCGCCGTCGCGAGCTGCCGGGCGACCCGCTCGCGGTTCGTCGCCGAGGACAGCAGCGCCGTACCGACCCGCGGTGAGAAGTCCCCGAGCTCCTCGGCGTAGTTGCTCACCAGGAGCTCCGCTGCGGCGCCCCCGCCGTTCGCGGTCGCGGCCAGGGTGTCGAGTCCACCCGGGGGCGTCGCGAGCGTCGCCCCGTCGGACGCGACCGTCACGCCGTCGATGCCGATGGTGCTGGCGAGCGGGACCGCGTCGCGCACCCGGTGCACCGCTCGGGCCCCGGGTTCGACGTAGGCCTCGACCTGCAACCCGGCGGGACTTGCGCACCCGGTCAGGAGCGACGCGGCGACGAGCGCTCCGAGGACGACGAGCGCTGCGCGACGGGACACGTCGACACCGTAGCGCGCTGTCGGCGTGCACCCGGGGACCGTCCGAGGGACCCGGGCGACGCGCAGCCGCTCGGACTACTGTCCACGTCAGGTGACCCAGACCCCCGGCCGCTGGAACGATCTCTCGTCCGAAGCCGACCGGAAGTCCTCATGCATGCACCACCTGTCCACCGTCACCCCGATCCCGGTCCGGGGTGTCCTCGATGACGCTCCTCGACGGCATCCTCTGGGTCGAGGTCGATGACCGCCACTGGGAGGGCTCGTCGGGGCAGGTGCTCGTCGGGATCGTGTCGTGGGAGGACGGCTACGCGGTGCGGTCCACAGGCGGCGAGGTCCGTGGCACCCACAGCACGCTCGACAGTGCGAAGGCGCAGCTCGAGGGGTGGATCCGGTGGCTCGACTCGAACAGCACTCGCTGAACCCGGACGTCCGCCGCTGACGAGCGGGTGCCCGCGACGACGAAAGCCCCGCTGGACAGCAGCGGGGCTTTCGTGTGTGGCTCGTGTGCGGAGACGGAGGGATTTGAACCCTCGGTCCCCTAAAGGGGACTCCACCTTAGCAGGGTGGTGCACTCGGCCGGACTATGCGACGTCTCCGTGCGCCCTCGCGGACGCAGGCACCACCATACAGGAGGACGCGGGGACTCTCGACTCACCCGCGCTGCGGTGTTCAGCGGCCGGTCCCCCGAAGTGGGGACACGCCGGGGTTGTCCGCTCGTACCCCGAGCCGTAGGGTCATCGGGACGCGGCGATCACGTTCCGGGGCTCGTCCCCGTTGTCGCGACACAGCACCCAGCGTCGCTCCCAGGCCTGGGCCCGGCTCGCCCGATGACCGGCGTCCGCCGAGGAGCGACTCCGCGGGGGCGTGGCCGCGGCCACGCCCCCGCTTCTGCGTCGCGGGGTCGGCCCACGAGCCGGAGGCCTACGAGCCGAACGCCTTCGAACAGGTCTCCTGTGCCGCGGACTGCCCCTGCAGGCCGTCGATCGTGTCGGACGTCGCTGGCGCGGACGGGGCGGCGGTCTCGCCCGACGACGACGGCGACGACGCCGCGGACGACGGGGGCGCCGCCTGTCCGGTCGGAGCGGTGGCGTCCGAGGACGGCGAGGCATCCGTCGGCGGCGCGTCCGGTGCGGCCTCGGACCCGATGCCCGTGCTGCCCTCCCCCAGCGAGAACGACTGGTCCGCCTTGATCTTGGCGAACAGCTCGTCCGCCAGGGACTGCGTCGGCTGCACCTTCCCCGCGTACACACCCGTCCCGCCGGTGTCGCCCGGGTACTGCACGAAGTTCACCTGGTCGAGCGGCAGGTCCTGCAGCGCCCGGCCCATCTGCACCATCGTCCCGACGTCGTTCAGACTCTGCGACAACTGCATGTTCGAGGCCGCCGCCCGCGCCAGCTTGTACAGCGTGGCGGGCGAGGTCAGGGTCTCGTTCGACTTGACGGTCCGCAGCAACGAGGACAGGAACACCTGCTGACTCGAGATCCGCCCGAGGTCCGACCCGTCACCGACTCCGTGCCGGGTCCGCAGGAACTCGAGCGCCTGCGACCCCTGCAGCGTCGTCGTCCCCGCCGGCAGGTCGAGTCCGGTGTAGCGGTCCTTGATCGGCGACGCGACGCACACGGGCACGCCGCCGATCGCGTTCGACATCTCGATCACGCCGTTGAACGACACCGCCGCGGAGTACTGCACGTCGAGCCCCGTCAGTCCCTGCACCGTCTGCACGACGCAGTTCAGGCCGCCCTCGCCCCAGGCGTCGTTGATCGGCTGCGCTGCCATCGCCGGCGTCGTGCCGGACCCGTCGGGCTTCTCGCAGGCCGGGATCGGCGTGACCAGGTCGCGCGGGATGCTCACCGCCGTCGCGTTCGTGTGGTCGGCTGACACGTGCAGCAGGATGTTGACGTCGTTGAGCGTCGCGTCCCGCTCCCCGTACTGGGTGCCCTGCGCGGGGTCGTTGTCGGTGCCGACGACGAGCATGTTGAAGCCGCCCTGGTACGCACTGAGGGACTCCCCCTTCGCTGCGACCGAGGGCTGCCCCTGGATCTGCACGCCGTCGCCGAGGTCGTCCGTGACCTGCTTCGCTGCGATCGCCGCCACCGAGAACGAACTCACCAGGGCGACGGCGACCACGCCGGACAGCACCTTGGCGACGGTCCCGAAGGGTCGGTGCCGTGGCAGTCGTCCGTGTCGGGCGATCCCGGATGCGCGGTTCAGGCGGTGGGATCGATCACGGACGTCTTCCACGGGCGCTCCTGTCGTCGGCGGACACGATGACGGGGCGGTCCTGCACGCCTCCGTCGGGTCCCGCGCGCGGACCGGTCGGGTCACGCCGCGGGAACGGCAACCGGACAAGGCTGCCACAGGTCCGCCTGGCGGTTCCGTGTGGATCCGGCGTGGATCCCAGGCGCCTCCGGGGCAGCCCCGAGCGTCGGGGTCAGCCAGCGGCGACGGCGCAGGTCTTCTGCTTGGCCGTCTGCCCCGTCACGCCGGACATCTCCTGGGCGGTCGCCGACGAGGTCGGATCCGACGCCGCCGGTGGGTCGGTGTCCGGACGGGAGGCCCCCGCCGGCTCGTCCGCGCCGGTCGCGCTGGTCGTGCCCTCACCCGGGGAGTCGCTGGTCGCGTCCGTCGCACCGCGTCCGGTCGCGCCCGCGTCGAGCCGGAACGGACGGTCGCTGCGGACGGCACGCATGAGCTTGCCAGCTGTCGCCCGGTCGGGGACGACCTTGCCCGGGAACGCCGGGTCGGTGACGCTGCCCGGGTACTGCACGAAGGTGACGCGGTCCAGGCCGATGCCGTCGAGCGCCCCGGCCATGTCCACCATCGTCGCCGGGCTCGCGAGCGAGGTCGACAGGGTGATGTTCCTCGACGCGGACCTGGCCAGGCCGTAGAGCTTCGTGGGGTCGCTGAGCGTGCCCTCGCTCTTGACCTTGCGCAGGAGCGACGACAGGAACTGCTGCAGGCTCGAGATCCGCGACAGGTCACTGCCGTCCCCGACGCCGTGTCGGTCCCGCAGGAACGCGAGCGCCGTCGCCCCGGACACCGTGTGCTCGCCGGCGGAGAGCTTGAGTCCCGTGTACGGGTCGTCGACCGCGTCCGTGACACAGACCGGCACCCCACCTATGGCGTCCGACATCCGGATGACCCCGGCGAAGCTGACCTGCGCCGCGTAGGGCACGTCCATGCCCGAGACGTGCTCGATCGTCGAGACGACACAGTCCATCCCACCGCGGCCGTACGCCTGGTTGAGCGGCGTGTCGGTCACGGCGGGTGCGCTGCCGCACGCCGGCTGGTCGACGATGAGGTCACGGGGGAAGCTCACCGCGACGGCCTGGGTGTGGTCGGCGGAGACGTGGAACAGGACGTTCGAATCGTTGAGCGTGACCCCGCGGTCCCCGTACGACTGGCCCTGGGCCGGGTCGTTGTCGGCCCCGATGGCGAGCACGTTGAAGGCACCGTCGGTCGAGGCGCCGTCCCCGATGTCAACGGCACGCTGCTGGAAACCGTGTCCGACGTCGTAGGCGGCATAGGCGGAGAGCGACGTGGCACTGGCGACGGCCACCGCAGCCGCGAGCCCCACACCGGTCGCCAGGCGCCTCGCCCCGAGCGGACCACGCCCACGACCGTGGCGCGCCCCGCTCACGCGGTACCCCGGTCCGGAGACGACGGACGGCCGACGGCGTGCGTCGAGCAGGTCGTCGAACGATCCTCCGGTTGCCCTGCCGGTGGACGTCGAGCCGGTCGACGACGGACTGGACACCGACGGGCTGGATGGTGACGTGGCGCGGTT
This genomic interval carries:
- a CDS encoding DUF3488 and transglutaminase-like domain-containing protein — translated: MTTQDTGRGGRGGAGGGRGGAAGGRGGAAGGPAARAGGDRRRADVREILEREDTVRGPSAWVVALAPVPVLIAALAFRPLVQGIAWWTSALAIVVVLVGVVLAVRQRPPGVRFIALVATLIASSCAAALVNDIQPLGWIDGDGALGQTIAAIRLNPAPLPQTDAIRLVVTVAIAWVAAASIFLATVAPAAALAAAPALVILIVPGVVTGTPASTGLVIVTGLAFLAILWLSVRPVQRALPATVVGAVALVIAVGLPSIVPLNASWLSGVTGAIQSPIQPGRPGTLLNLGQDLRRPNELEVFRYRTSDGQPEYLKLADLDDFGSGDWVPTVTDASNAPTADQQQWAVGVNPRLASRGDATIRITGLSSNYLPVPAGAVSIESQSTNLELDQWRWMANSNTVRSTGPATRRGATYQVYGASTFANAYLDAVDASGRLAAFDGRGYPTPSTAELRTDRQLPKDLPKSIAATAQRVAGSAATEYEQARSLEQWFRSDLFTYSETAPVEQGYDGDSMDVVAKFLQVREGYCVHFSSAMAVMARTLGIPSRIAVGYRAGGTAEDGEYTVSNRQLHSWPELYIKGAGWVAFEPTPDSDEAATTEPQPSASPSAADPETPLPAPDQATPSTTATPTPSASAEAGAATPTGGGNGPWGLLVGVLVAVGVLLAPGLVRAVRRRARLTAVAAGRSPAVTAWRELLDDVADHGYAPGLAPPGDAAAVARTARAVLGRLRVSVSPTVIGHLEAVVDAIDQERYAAAGSVDGDRLVVVLREARAALDASVSLPARLRSRLLPPSLTPSSAWSHGGRRRPARS
- a CDS encoding DUF58 domain-containing protein, which gives rise to MARSPVAPPLLRRAGAARSTLSRWTRRGTAALRRTPFPRPTARGWTVIAVGIGLVGGGLVATTSVAVSAGLLLLVLVVLGFVMAFLVAAPLRGSRVAPRAMVQVGEVYRERVTLRGATMALGPRSTLLVREQLDDAFASVSEAEAYVEVGPSVPPAVFDVEALAMHRGRTTVGPVTIRVEDPFGLLRIDRPVVAPDEVVVVPSSTPLSAVDTGALAGAVSADEGRVGQGGSADDSELRPYRPGDPIRRVHWAQSARRGELHVRQTTQAQPPEAVIALDVRRESYQQLGRDDLAELSDLGGDAAFEHAVVVAASVARALAARTSRVVLVTDDADGATRHTGDAGGLTDVLVGLAEVHLRSDARAVTDVLPDVRGRDVHGMTAVVTGNCTAEQAAALVSSTNGSSRGILATIVPPDPVVRGILDRGGWRTLVVPVAGTGATR
- a CDS encoding MoxR family ATPase, whose protein sequence is MSAVATVVDGKTDAIRTALTVMLAEGHLLVEDVPGVGKTVLAKALGASVGGSVNRIQFTSDMLPSDVTGVNIFDQSSGTFRFSPGPVFANVVIGDEINRTSPKTQSALLEAMAESQVTVDGVTRPLEQPFMIVATQNPVDMEGTYPLPEAQRDRFMARIAMGYPSVEAERRMLTARGTRDPLESVRPVVDVQTLRAMMQAVHQVHIAPDVEAYVIAIVRATRTHPDLLLGASPRATLHLAQATRAHAALLGRPFVTPDDVAELAPIVLAHRLVPVARGLGGSAEDTAREIVVRVVAETAVPFTAAPVRS
- a CDS encoding sugar phosphate isomerase/epimerase; its protein translation is MNLGLYDAVFHDRPLADAIRAVRDNGLTGIELNTGGFLPAVHVPDMDAVLTDDAARDAFLAQFDGTGVAVAGLNCNGNPLHPDPAIGPAHAEDVRRSIRLAARLGQDRVVTMSGLPAGEPGGTRPNWVVNAWNSAALDVLEHQWSIAVPFWQEIDALARDHGVKVALELHPQNLVFNPATVRELVARGGLTNVGVELDASHLFWQQMDPVAVVRDLGPLVVHAAAKDVRINPHAAINGVLDNGFGRLSPDEPRTNLGGDEWANAWPKPSAWDFVALGKGHDQAYWTEFLRALHEVDPDMWVNIEHEDTELGRDEGVAVAARVLLAADAALAPRAGRD
- a CDS encoding Gfo/Idh/MocA family oxidoreductase → MNGALVRTNDNDPIGVAVIGAGMAGKAHMAAWRNAPSLFDSTLPPVRLVSVGDVFEPLAAETAARFGYARHDTDWRAIAAADDVDVVSVVVANRLHREIVEGLLAAGKHVLCEKPLADSLEDARAMVVAADAAAGRGQVARLGFTYRRAPGLAAIRQLVEDGTLGRVLHVSGRYWTDYGSSPDVPFSWRFAGAPGTGALADVGSHLTYVAEFLAGDVRSVRGGLFSTTITERPVAAGHVLRGQQAQVTGETATVENDDYATFGARFGDGSAVGSLEVSRVASGHPNGLVVEVFCEHGAARWDQERPSEIGLALQSDGSRLGGYRQVVLGPDHPYVAGGMAMDAPGVGWGQNQMFEVQARAFLDEVVGAEDALPANATFAEGVHNMEVLDAVARSAAAGGATQTIDASASTGQEQHA
- a CDS encoding LacI family DNA-binding transcriptional regulator; this encodes MTNRRPPTIIDVAARAGVSKSLVSMVMRDDPGVSEPRRAAVLAAAADLGYRPNRAAAILAGTRTRTIGVVIDDFRNPWYVPMLDGIRGALEPHGLRLTLADTTANAHLPSSPFDDLVSLRVDGVVLAAESSPDLEVPADTPVVVAGVRALAPADVDVVASDEAAGARLATDHLVTLGHRSIAHLSGTGGSAAARRTATVERMVASGIAPVVVGDGATSEQAGYQAARSALTEHPGLTAVFAANDVMAMGAMAAARSMGLRVPEDLSVVGHDETPFAGSGLVDLTTVDPHNAEVGRLAAERLVALIGTGARPTPDTTLVPPTLVVRGTTAPPRR
- a CDS encoding glycosyl hydrolase family 18 protein, producing the protein MSRRAALVVLGALVAASLLTGCASPAGLQVEAYVEPGARAVHRVRDAVPLASTIGIDGVTVASDGATLATPPGGLDTLAATANGGGAAAELLVSNYAEELGDFSPRVGTALLSSATNRERVARQLATAAERSGMRGVQIDLESLRARDRADLVSFAAAVRTAVHDRIGPDATVSMAVMASTDGAGYRDTGYDLRALMEHVDRFVLMTYDQHGPWSSPGTVGSLPWTERVVRAAQRQGLTADRIDLGIAGYGYVWGGGADRLLSPAAARSAAGDAATWSRRDGEWSATLGDGRELHWSDARSYRVRTALATELGLHGVALWSLGTMPLPH